In a single window of the Zea mays cultivar B73 chromosome 5, Zm-B73-REFERENCE-NAM-5.0, whole genome shotgun sequence genome:
- the LOC100284784 gene encoding B-box zinc finger protein 24, which yields MKIQCDACEGAAATVVCCADEAALCARCDVEIHAANKLASKHQRLPLEALSAKLPRCDVCQEKAAFIFCVEDRALFCQDCDEPIHVPGTLSGNHQRYLATGIRVGLASASACSDACDAHDSDHHAPPKATIEPPHAAVSAAVQQVPSPPQFLPQGWAVDELLQFSDYESSDKLHKEPTLGFKELEWFADIDLFHEQAPKASRTLAEVPELFGYQAANDAAYYRPAKAAAGGGAGVRQSKKARIEVTDDEDYLIVPDLG from the exons ATGAAGATCCAGTGCGACGCGTGCGAGGGCGCGGCTGCCACGGTGGTGTGCTGCGCCGACGAGGCCGCGCTGTGCGCGCGCTGCGACGTCGAGATCCACGCCGCCAACAAGCTCGCGAGCAAGCACCAGCGCCTCCCGCTCGAGGCGCTCTCCGCCAAGCTCCCGCGCTGCGACGTCTGCCAG GAGAAAGCGGCGTTCATCTTCTGCGTGGAGGACCGGGCGCTCTTCTGCCAGGACTGCGACGAGCCCATCCACGTCCCGGGCACGCTCTCCGGGAACCACCAGCGCTACCTGGCCACCGGCATCcgcgtcggcctcgcctcggcttccgcctgcagcgacgcctgcgacGCCCACGACTCCGACCACCACGCCCCGCCCAAGGCCACCATCGAGCCACCGCACGCCGCCGTCTCCGCCGCGGTGCAGCAGGTGCCCTCGCCGCCGCAGTTCCTGCCGCAGGGCTGGGCCGTCGACGAGCTCCTGCAGTTCTCCGACTACGAGTCCAGCGACAAG CTGCACAAGGAGCCGACGCTCGGGTTCAAGGAGCTGGAGTGGTTCGCCGACATCGACCTCTTCCACGAGCAGGCGCCCAAAGCCAGCAGGACGTTGGCGGAGGTGCCGGAGCTTTTCGGATACCAGGcggcgaacgacgcggcgtactacAGGCCGGCCAAagccgccgccggcggcggcgctGGGGTTCGCCAGAGCAAGAAGGCCCGGATCGAGGTCACCGACGACGAGGATTACCTCATAGTCCCTGATCTTGGTTAA